CAAATTgtagtaaatgtaaatatttagataGGTTTCAAGCTGGAAGAATTAATACCGCTTGCAACTGACTGCTATCTACTCTTTTGGAGAAAAGAATACATTCAATCTAAATAGTGTCTAATTTCGTTTattaaatacttccagtgcaaaGTCTGACACAAAGAAAATCCGCAGTTTTAACCTGCACCGCTCTATGGATCTTTATAGTGTGAGAAAAGAATACATTCAATCTAAATAGTATCTTATTTCATTTACTAATTACTTCCAGTGCAAATTCTGACAGATAGAAAATCCGCAGTTTTAACCTGCATCGCAGGTATGGATCGTTTTAAGTGTGAGAAAAGAATACATTCAATCTAAATAGTGTCTAATTTCATTTactaaatacttccagtgcaaaTTCTGACACAGAAAATCCGCCGTTTTAATCTGTGTCTCTCGTATGGATCTTTTAAGTGTAAGTCAATTAATATAGCGTCTTATTTCATTTACTAAATACGTCCAGTGCAAATTCTGACACAAAAATAAATCCGCAGTTTTAATCTGCATCGCTCGTATGGAACTATTTAATTGTGAGAAAAGAATACATTCAATCTAAATAGTGTTTAATTTCATTTactaaatacttccagtgcaaaTTCTGACACACAGAAAATCCGCCGTTTTAATCTGCATCTCGTATAGATCTTTTAAGTGTGAGAAAAGAATACATTCAATCTAAATAGTGTCTAATTTCATTactaaatacttccagtgcaaaTTCTGACACAGAAATTCCGCAATTTTAACCcataacctgctaaatttctataatgaacttgtccatcattcaatttggacagtgccatttactgttaaaaggggtgtttactaaaaagatactgactgaatggcgaacagtgcagaccatgatcagactacatggatgtgcaggctgatcttggtctgcactggtcgcaaagacagactaacttgccgccagcaggctacgGGTTAATCTGCATCGCAGGTATGGATCTTTTAAGTGTGAAAAAAGAATACATTCAATCTAAATAGTGTCTAATTTCATTTactaaatacttccagtgcaaaTTCAGACATATAGAAAATTCGCAATTTCAATCTGCAACGCAGGTATAGATCAGTCAAGTGTTAGTCTAAGCATGATGTTACGTAATTTTCTTAATTGCAGGAGAAGTCTtacaaaactgtatttattttctcatcatattttttcACGAATGTAGGATAAATTCCTAAAACATGATAACAACAATAAAGGCTTCAGTTGTTCACTAAGTACTATCGGGCTTTTTCCTATCATTATTTAGTTAAAGgatgcctttccctttaaatattcatccttgctccattTTCCTCAAACACTCGATCCCCCTTTTTCTACCCCTAACCCCTTcccccatttttctgtattttgcatataattaaaatgtacatgttggatttttgaagcaacccgtctacaatatttttccgttacagcttctttttgttatgggcttactttgtgatgcatggctctatggctgtgtttggggtgtactgtgcttccgggaaatctacccttaccttttatcttttaaacatTTGCTGTTTTAAATTAGTGTTATGAAATGATTCTTCTTAGATTTTGGAACAAACTAATCATAGATTATCTATATTTCGAATAACTTCGTTTTTTCTTGAAATTCTAAGGATGTGAATATATAAGCTTAAAGTTGTATAGTTACACatgcatatcaaatatcaaatatcaaatcataaatgtgatGACACCTTGATTTTATAAGACGAACGATTATataaaaaactttgtaaaatgcGTTTACAAGAGCTTCCTGAAATCCTTTTGGTCCTCGAACatgaatatatttctgttttaaacgtccacattttttttaaaagatcccTTATTCTGCTACCCACTTTATGACGCCTTAGTGAACCCTTTAATATAGAATTATTGCTACTATTTTACCACCCTTGAAACATAGGGAAATTGAAGTCCATCTGTGACCTCCGCAACACTGTTGCCATTTTTTGGAATCAAATACATGTAGACAATGAGCTTTAAATTGATACGGTAAAAAGTCCTGTAAACTTTCGAAACCTGAAGTCAGTTAGTGTGCATGTCCTTGTGCAATACTCTGCTAAACCATAATTGTCAAACGAAAGAGtcttaaaacaaaacacagttaTATACCTGGTAACGGAGGGTGCTAGTAAATACTTGGAAAATTTCTCTTTATTTCACATATCATCAACAGTTGATGAAACTGTTATACATATATAACTTGTATATGATGTAGATAAGGGATTTTATTCAACGTTTCTTAGGCCACGTCGCTACCACCTTAGTAGCCAAAAGTCATTATGACACGGTCCTATCAAGCAAAAATAGTCAGTACAACTCTTGAGTACTACTTATTCAAAGTTTTTTGgaattaaacatattttctacaccttcctacaaacaaattaatagaCCTGTGGAATTAATGAAATTGGACTCTGAACTTTTaatctttaattttcaaaatatgactgAAAGATTTAGTTATCTTACTTCTTAAATGCGAGTCGTCAATTATATTCTCGTCACAACTATTCGTCTTCCCTTTCACcgataaaatgttgttttcttctaATTTTAATCTTATGCACAAAAGCATTTGTCTTTTTGCTTGATTCAAAGTACACATTTTATCACATATCTCTGTTACACATTGTTTTTCAGACGATGACTGACATAAAATGTTCACATGAATTAAGAAAACGTAGCTTGTAAAAATGGCAAATAACGTTTAATTGAATGCAGTGCAAGAAATGAAACAGACGTCACATGTTGTTGCAATAATTATTTGTCTAAACAAATTATTATATCGACATAACAACTAAATAATATTCATGTTCTCAAAACTGTGGCTTATGATTTCACATTGAATATGTCCTTATTAATCATATTCTTAAATTTCACGTCAATAGCATCAAACTAGAGGACCTTTCCGCGTTTTATGAACATCCGTATGGATCAGACGGGGTTTGCTTAAGACTTAGTGACTGTTCATCATATGCTGATGAcatgaaactgtgaaatattgTAAAGACAATGTGctttaatttgtcaaaaaacaacaacaacatgttcTGACAAATGAATGTTCAAAAGTACAAAGTAGCAGTCACGTGCTAGAtaacataattttacaattttgtcTCAGTGTCACCATTCTCTTATTTTAAACCGGTTGAAAGGAACACATCAATACTCACGAAAACTTATTACAAAGTGAACCACATCCTATTTGTTCACTTATACATGCTATTTGACatgttttacaattgttttaaagtGTTTAACATAGGACTGGAGCCGTTTATTGCAACATTTGTATGTCATTTACATTTGTTTACCTAATTTTTACTCACAAAAAAATGCATTCTCGTTAGGGGACGACAACTTAATCAATTTTGTTGGAAGTAAAGTATTTTAACATTAACACAGTATGTTTGACTTTATTCAAACAGTTGATTTAAATTAATAATAGTGATAAGATGGTCGCCCTATATTTTGAAGCTATCTTGGATTTTTTAATCATATGGCAGCCATGTGGAATTTTCGAACATATTGTATTTTTGGACAGTGTTTCATGCTCCTTGTGTTTCCTTTTGCTTTGCACTAAAATAATCATATTCTAATTGtttccattttctgaagtatttttcaaTACTTTCCTCTGATATGCTTTGCAGAACGTGATCggtgtaattatatatatatatatatatatatatatatatatatatatatatatatatatatataaaagtatgcGTTTCCATTAAGACGCCCCCAGCTTATACCATAGCATGAGTACAAGAAGAGGGcaataatggccctatatcgctcacctgagtttagttgcttgcttaataaaagctgtaaaaagatcctttggaagcaaagaatgagACCAAGAAGAATAATTGCAGTTTTCAATGTTTAGACCCCTGTAACATTGaactttgatctagtaaccctaAAAATAAtacgggtcatttactctgcatgtccaatcatcctataaagtttcaacattctgtgttaagtggttctcaagttattgatcggctATGGGTTTTCAGcttcaggcccctgttaccttgacctttaacagagtgaccccaaaatcaataggggtcaactactctgcatgtccaatcattctatgaagttcaacattctaggtcaagtgattctcaagttattgatcggaaatggttgtcaatgttcaggcccctgtgatcttgccctttgatggagtgaccccaaaaacaataggggtcatctactccataagccctgccattcTTTGAAGTTGGAAGTTCTAGTTCAAATGGTTCTAtggttattgatctgaaatgaagTCTGACGGagagacggactgacggacggacagggctaAAATAATGTCTCCCCCAGTGGAGGGAgatataaatatcaaagccctaggccgtgtgatTTTGTGATAAGAGATTTACATAGTTATCTCCATACAAGTCTAtagaaaccatgtgaccccaaggcaGAGCCACATTTGATCCCAGGgggaaatttgaacaattttggcagaggaccattagatgatgctacaaacaaaatatcaaaaccctaggccatgtggttttgtacaagaagattttcaaagttttcccctaaataagtctatataaaccatgtgacccccgggcccGAGCCATACTTGATCCTAGTGGgataattgaacaatcttggtagaggctctctagatgatgctacataacaaatatcaaacccctaggccctgtggttttcgacaagaagattttcaaaagcttttccctatataagtctatatgaaccacgtgaccccaagggcagggcgaAATTCGACCTtaggggataatttgagcaatctcagtagataatgctacataccagatatcaaagccctaggccctgttggtttggacaagaagattttcaaattttttccctatacatatacatatataaaagtctatgtaaaccacgTGACTCCCAggccggggccatatttgaaaatagggggataatttaaataatcttggtagaggaagaagatttttaaaatatttcatttcgacTGCCCAGGCGatcagagttctgtatggaattcaattcgttgaataaattttaaagaggactatccaaggaacatccctgtgaagtttaatCACAATttgcctgttggtttaggaggagatgttgtttgaaggagtgtgtggacggacggacggacgacggacggatcGACGGACGCCgaacggtgagcgatcacaatagctaaaACATGTACCAAAAATCATAATTCAGTTCTATTTCAGACTAATAGTACACCTCTAGCAGTATCGTATTGTATGGTTAACGCTGAAGATTTAGACTACATAAGAGTGGTCTCTCTATGTATACTACTTTTTATTCAATTCGGAAAAAGTCACAACAGTTTGGGGTCATGCACCATGTATGTAATCGTTACCACATATTATTGTAAACAAAATCAGTAATGCGTTAAACTTCATTATGTCAGGATtcagacatttttatcatttagcAAGACGAAATCATGGCTGCATCCATACCTTGTAATGACAGTCATGACATGACGGAAACAAACGATGGAAACGGTCAGGCCAGCACGGGCCACAGTCAATACATGGAGCCACCAAGTGATTGGGCTTTCAACAATCTCGTTGCACACATACTTCAAAACTTGGATGCAAATCATATTGGAAAAATAAAATTGCGTTTTAAAGGTAACGACTTGAGAAATAAATAGGCTATTTGAACTTTCGCCAAGGGCCGTAATCATGGTGCAAGTTATTGGGAAAGATTTATAAACGTCTAATTTTGTATTCTAagcaaatgtttcattttttcttgCTAACCCAGCTACTGGTTTTTAATTGGGAAACAACGGAATTTTGAATCCTCTTTAAAGCAATATTAATATGTGTGTCACATTGTCCAAACAGTAAGACATTAAGGCCACACAGAACAGCCAATGCACAAATCAAAGAAAtcattcaaaaccaaacaatcACGTATACATGTCATTTCTGTTACAGCATAAATTCCTCTAACAATCATTTCATGTTTGAAGATTGTTGTTCTGCAGTAATCCGCTGGGGTATGAGTAATATGAACCAACCTCGTTTGGTTTACATCTTTAAAGAGttgcatttttatgtatttagatatgtatataaaatattgtaaatgtaaagCGTGCATATACTAAAAGTATCTAATCACtcttaaaattgttcaaatttttaaatttatttgtcttCAGGAATCATACACGAAGCCGTCAGATCATGGGAAGAAGCATTTGACATACTTATGCTTGAACGATATATTTCTGCGGATAATTTGATTTACCTCCAAATTATTTTGCGTACCCTTGACCGTCCAGACCTCTTTGCAAAGACCGTCGAGTATGCGGAGAACAGCAGACAAAGGATTCTTCATTTCTATGAAATAACAACGCCGCTCCGTATGTTTTTCTTTAACCATTGTAATACGCATCTGCAAGTCAACAAATTGATATCTGTCCTTGTTGACAAGGAGACGTCAGTATGAAAATTTACGTTCTTTACTGGGGATACAGAAGAAAGAGATGTTAGTCATATTTATCTAATACACTTTACAAGAAATTTATATTGAACTCTTTGACATAGTATTTGCTTGTTATTATGTAAACTCAAAAGTAGATTTTCATTATATACTGGGTTTATTTTAGCGGAAGGCCATAACTACGTTCGCATTCATGTCAAAGGCGGAAGATGTCGTACGGCAGAGAACCTGCATATAATACGCAAAACAATTGCAGAAGCGTTTTGTATTCCGATTGACGATATAATGGTTGCAGGCATAATAGAAGGCCGCAGCGTATATCTAACATTTATGCTCCCAGATTTTTTCATTGAAACACTCCgaaaaattcttgaaaaccaAAAATTAAGATATATCTTGGAACCATTGGGTCGTTTAGGAATTGACGAAATAATGTTGCCTGACTCTACGTTCAATGTAGAAACTGAAggtaaataatacaaacataacTTTTGTCTTACTGAATCATTATTACCCAATATCTTATTTGATATTCTACTGAGTGATATGACTTTTATAACTTCGTTGTTTCAATTAAAAGaaagtatacaaaatatatttctcatGAAGTGGTCATATGGAACAATATGACTGAAACAATTAATATTTCAGCTAACTAGAAAAGGGTTTTGCTAAACCAAACACAGAAATGAACATATCGTTATTCCTTTTTATTCCAGTGTTAATCAGCATGCCTTATCGTTCTGACAcgatatatttttcttgcatgccggactggcgtttccggtgattttacccatgccggcaaaccCCATCTGCACCCCccgcccctccccccccccctccatgcCAGAtcactctcgtgctgttaatgacaactagtggttcatgcactgataatatattgtttatgtaaaatacgaagaAAGCAGATACCTttatagtttctctccgttccttatagtatatttctcgattcaaaatacgttagtttaccgtaagaacataacgctacgctacaaatgataaagctaaagtggaactttgttattgtgcgtaacgcaaaacataatgacgtcacttctgctttcggacgttaatttcccgcgctttttGTTCATTCTcaactataagaaagagtgctacgtcAGTATTTCTACCAGTAACTTGTAAAATActgtattcaagaaaaataatctgccagaataaaatgctaacatgtatacgatatgcaagaaaaaatatcagtcatgtgtttacgaatctgGCGATTCGTAAACACAGGACAGatttattatgttttcttttttaagacgAAACACTACACAATTTTGAAACAGCACAAAGTGGAAACATAATACAACGGTTGAACCTGCAACTTCAACAGAAAACCTATCAAATGAAGGAGTTAGAGAAAGAAATTCttaagataaaaagaaacaacattgaAGTAGTTCCCAATGGAAAGAATGTCAAAACGAGGAGCCATGCTACGCCTATCAAAGAACGTTTAGTAGTAAAGAGGGTAAGGCGGAAATTAAAAAGGAGGAATACATTCAGAAATGGACATGCATGTTTAGGTTGTGACCTTCAAAGTTAGTTCCAAAGAGAAATAACGATGATACCTTGATTGAATAACGTTGCCAGTTGACAGAAGTGATggtaaaattcaaaaatattaataaactaATCGTGTTATAGtaaattttatcaacattataatAAACATTTATGTCTGTCTAAACAGTAATAACAAAtatcatttactttaaatttgttgttatttttatcttAGTTATC
This is a stretch of genomic DNA from Mercenaria mercenaria strain notata chromosome 4, MADL_Memer_1, whole genome shotgun sequence. It encodes these proteins:
- the LOC123552426 gene encoding uncharacterized protein LOC123552426 isoform X1; this translates as MQDEIMAASIPCNDSHDMTETNDGNGQASTGHSQYMEPPSDWAFNNLVAHILQNLDANHIGKIKLRFKGIIHEAVRSWEEAFDILMLERYISADNLIYLQIILRTLDRPDLFAKTVEYAENSRQRILHFYEITTPLPEGHNYVRIHVKGGRCRTAENLHIIRKTIAEAFCIPIDDIMVAGIIEGRSVYLTFMLPDFFIETLRKILENQKLRYILEPLGRLGIDEIMLPDSTFNVETEDETLHNFETAQSGNIIQRLNLQLQQKTYQMKELEKEILKIKRNNIEVVPNGKNVKTRSHATPIKERLVVKRVRRKLKRRNTFRNGHACLGCDLQS
- the LOC123552426 gene encoding uncharacterized protein LOC123552426 isoform X2, whose protein sequence is MAASIPCNDSHDMTETNDGNGQASTGHSQYMEPPSDWAFNNLVAHILQNLDANHIGKIKLRFKGIIHEAVRSWEEAFDILMLERYISADNLIYLQIILRTLDRPDLFAKTVEYAENSRQRILHFYEITTPLPEGHNYVRIHVKGGRCRTAENLHIIRKTIAEAFCIPIDDIMVAGIIEGRSVYLTFMLPDFFIETLRKILENQKLRYILEPLGRLGIDEIMLPDSTFNVETEDETLHNFETAQSGNIIQRLNLQLQQKTYQMKELEKEILKIKRNNIEVVPNGKNVKTRSHATPIKERLVVKRVRRKLKRRNTFRNGHACLGCDLQS
- the LOC123552426 gene encoding uncharacterized protein LOC123552426 isoform X4, translated to MLERYISADNLIYLQIILRTLDRPDLFAKTVEYAENSRQRILHFYEITTPLPEGHNYVRIHVKGGRCRTAENLHIIRKTIAEAFCIPIDDIMVAGIIEGRSVYLTFMLPDFFIETLRKILENQKLRYILEPLGRLGIDEIMLPDSTFNVETEDETLHNFETAQSGNIIQRLNLQLQQKTYQMKELEKEILKIKRNNIEVVPNGKNVKTRSHATPIKERLVVKRVRRKLKRRNTFRNGHACLGCDLQS